From a region of the Panicum virgatum strain AP13 chromosome 2K, P.virgatum_v5, whole genome shotgun sequence genome:
- the LOC120694743 gene encoding aspartyl protease 25-like: MRGCKMGMTPMLPLLLLVLAAGAGAAASHTSSPSSCPATPPDSGATLQVSHAFGPCSPLGPEAASRRGRVPRPGARTPASSRVGYAPIASGRQLLQTPTYVVRARLGTPAQQLLLAVDTSNDAAWIPCAGCAGCPTSTPFNPAASTSYRPVPCGSPLCAQAPNAACPPNSRACGFSLTYADSSLVAALSQDSLAVAGDVVKAYTFGCLQRATGTAAPPQGLLGLGRGPLSFLSQTKGMYEATFSYCLPGFKSLNFSGTLRLGRKGQPQRIKTTPLLANPHRSSLYYVNMTGIRVGRKVVPIPAAALAFDPATGAGTVLDSGTMFTRLVAPAYVAVRDEVRRRVGGPVSSLGGFDTCFSDPAVKWPAVTLLFDGMRVTLPEENVVIRSTYGTTSCLAMAAAPDGVNTVLNVIASMQQQNHRVLFDVPNGRVGFARERCTAA, translated from the coding sequence ATGCGCGGCTGCAAGATGGGTATGACTCCGATGCTGcccttgctgctgctggtgctcgctgccggcgccggcgcggcggcgtcgcacacgtcgtcgccgtcgtcgtgcccggcgacgccgccggacTCGGGGGCCACGCTGCAGGTGTCGCACGCGTTTGGGCCGTGCTCGCCGCTGGGGCCCGAGGCGGCGTCCCGTCGTGGTCGGGTTCCTCGCCCAGGCGCGCGTACGCCTGCTTCCTCTCGCGTCGGGTACGCGCCCATCGCGTCGGGGCGGCAGCTGCTGCAGACGCCCACCTACGTGGTGCGCGCCCGCCTCGGCACGCCGGCTCAGCagctgctgctcgccgtcgacaccagCAACGACGCCGCGTGGATCCCCTGCGCCGGCTGCGCGGGCTGCCCCACCTCCACGCCCTTCAAtccggccgcctccacctcgtaCCGCCCGGTGCCCTGCGGCTCGCCGCTGTGCGCGCAGGCGCCCAACGCGGCGTGCCCGCCCAACAGCAGGGCCTGCGGCTTCAGCCTCACCTACGCGGACTCCtcgctggtggcggcgctgtcCCAGGactccctcgccgtcgccggcgacgtcgtGAAGGCCTACACCTTCGGGTGCCTGCAGCGGGCCACCggcacggccgcgccgccgcaggggcTCCTCGGGCTCGGGCGCGGGCCGCTGTCCTTCCTGTCCCAGACCAAGGGCATGTACGAGGCCACCTTCTCGTACTGCCTCCCGGGCTTCAAGTCGCTCAACTTCTCCGGCACGCTGCGGCTGGGGCGCAAGGGCCAGCCGCAGCGCATCAAGACGACGCCGCTGCTGGCGAACCCGCACCGGTCGTCGCTCTACTACGTGAACATGACCGGCATCCGCGTGGGCAGGAAGGTGGTGCCCATCCCGGCGGCCGCGCTGGCGTTCGACCCGGCGACGGGCGCCGGCACCGTGCTGGACTCGGGCACCATGTTCACCCGGCTGGTGGCGCCGGCGTACGTGGCGGTGCGCGACGAGGTCCGGCGCCGCGTGGGCGGGCCCGTGTCGTCGCTGGGCGGGTTCGACACGTGCTTCAGCGACCCCGCGGTGAAGTGGCCGGCCGTGACGCTGCTGTTCGACGGGATGCGGGTGACGCTGCCGGAGGAGAACGTGGTGATCCGCAGCACGTACGGGACCACCAGCTGcctggcgatggcggcggcgcccgacggcGTCAACACGGTGCTCAACGTCATCGCGagcatgcagcagcagaaccaCCGCGTCCTCTTCGACGTGCCCAACGGACGCGTCGGCTTCGCGCGCGAGCGCTGCACCGCCGCCTAG
- the LOC120694744 gene encoding phosphatidylinositol 4-phosphate 5-kinase 6-like yields MHEHTRVRAWEATVRKVQLPQPVGRRRVSPMSAAEDSETASSSASSSSGGGDDGEHVHGYVERGLPNGDFYTGQWRGGAPHGAGKYLWTDGCMYEGEWRHGKATGRGKFSWPSGATYEGEFKDGFMDGSGTYTGAAGDTYRGSWSMNLKHGNGTKSYANGDQYDGEWRAGLQDGAGRYTWRNGTEYTGQWRAGLIHGRGALVWSNSNRYDGGWEDGCPRGQGTFRWADGSVYVGYWTRDSPTDIVQQKGVYYPSPAASSPTARDPRDVFARDLPTFMGTSSNSASPRKARTSSVNRTTNGRASSVSGLSNSSGGDRKYDKICIWESDGDITCDIVDGPALGDEAVSVRRSVRTDDGGDNRGLLPSSPAPHITQWVPPREAKRQGETIAKGHKHYELMLNLQLGIRHAVGKQGPVVLELKSSAFDPKEKVWTKFPPEGSKLTPPHNSCDFRWKDYCPQVFRTLRKLFKVDAADYMLSLCGNEALRELSSPGKSGSFFYLTNDDRYMIKTMKKSEVKMLLKMLPAYYNHVRAFENTLVTKFFGLHCVKLVGANQKKVRFVIMGNLFCSEYPIHRRFDLKGSSLGRTTDKPHTEIDQYTTLKDLDLNFIFRLKKQWFQEFQRQVDRDCEFLEQEKIMDYSLLVGVHFIDNREKLLTEGSIDYDTNNILATRLSRGNVDQFLADPNRYPKIKLGANMPSRAELTARKSDCELQLIGEPTGEYYDVILYFGIIDILQDYDISKKLEHAYKSFQYDPTSISAVDPKQYSRRFRDFIYKAFQEDG; encoded by the exons ATGCACGAGCACACCCGCGTCAGGGCCTGGGAGGCGACGGTGCGCAAGGTGCAGCTTCCCCAGCCCGTGGGCCGGCGCCGGGTGTCCCCGATGTCGGCCGCGGAGGACTCCGAGACGgcgtcctcctcggcgtcgtcctcgtcgggcggcggcgacgacggcgagcacgTGCACGGGTACGTGGAGCGCGGCCTCCCCAACGGCGACTTCTACACGGGccagtggcgcggcggcgctcctcaTGGGGCGGGGAAGTACCTGTGGACGGACGGGTGCATGTACGAGGGGGAGTGGCGGCACGGCAAGGCCACTGGCCGGGGCAAGTTCTCCTGGCCGTCGGGCGCCACCTACGAGGGCGAGTTCAAGGACGGCTTCATGGACGGCTCCGGCACCtacaccggcgccgccggggaCACCTACAGGGGGTCCTGGTCCATGAACCTCAAGCACGGCAACGGCACCAAGAGCTACGCCAACGGCGACCAGTACGACGGCGAGTGGCGCGCGGGGCTGCAGGACGGCGCCGGCCGCTACACCTGGCGGAACGGCACCGAGTACACGGGGCAGTGGCGCGCGGGGCTCAtccacggccgcggcgcgctcgtCTGGTCCAACAGCAACCGCTACGACGGCGGGTGGGAGGACGGCTGCCCCCGCGGTCAGGGAACCTTCCGCTGGGCCGACGGCAGCGTCTACGTCGGCTACTGGACGCGGGACAGCCCCACCGACATTGTCCAGCAGAAGGGAGTCTACTACCCATCCCCGGCGGCGTCCTCCCCAACGGCGCGCGATCCCCGCGACGTGTTCGCGAGAGACCTGCCGACCTTTATGGGCACCAGCTCCAACTCGGCGTCGCCGCGCAAGGCACGGACGTCGTCGGTGAACAGGACGACCAACGGGCGAGCGAGCTCGGTGTCCGGGCTGAGCAACAGCTCCGGCGGCGACCGGAAGTACGACAAGATTTGCATTTGGGAGTCCGACGGCGACATCACGTGCGACATTGTGGACGGGCCTGCCTTGGGGGACGAGGCGGTGTCCGTGCGGAGGAGCGTGAGGACGGACGACGGTGGTGACAACCGGGGACTGCTGccgtcctcgccggcgccgcacaTCACCCAGTGGGTGCCTCCGCGGGAGGCGAAGCGGCAAGGGGAGACCATCGCCAAGGGTCACAAGCACTACGAGCTCATGCTAAACTTGCAGCTCGGGATCAG GCATGCAGTGGGGAAGCAAGGCCCAGTTGTGCTTGAGCTGAAATCTTCGGCTTTTGACCCAAAGGAAAAAGTATGGACAAAGTTCCCTCCTGAAGGCTCAAAACTCACCCCTCCACACAATTCTTGTGACTTCAGATGGAAGGATTACTGCCCACAGGTGTTCCG GACACTGCGCAAGCTGTTCAAGGTTGATGCTGCTGATTATATGCTATCCCTATGTGGAAATGAGGCTCTCCGGGAGCTTTCATCTCCTGGTAAGAGCGGAAGCTTTTTCTACCTCACAAACGATGATCGGTACATGATAAAGACAATGAAGAAATCTGAAGTGAAG ATGCTTCTGAAGATGCTCCCAGCTTATTACAATCATGTCCGGGCATTTGAAAATACTCTAGTTACCAAATTTTTTGGTCTACATTGTGTCAAGTTAGTTGGAGCAAATCAGAAGAAG GTCCGTTTTGTCATAATGGGAAATCTGTTCTGCTCAGAATATCCTATTCATAGGCGCTTTGATCTGAAAGGCTCATCTCTTGGCCGCACAACTGATAAGCCACATACAGAGATCGATCAGTATACTACTCTAAAAGACCTGGATCTGAACTTCATCTTTAGACTGAAGAAGCAATGGTTTCAAGAGTTCCAAAG GCAAGTAGACAGGGATTGCGAATTCCTTGAGCAGGAGAAAATTATGGATTACAGTCTTCTGGTTGGCGTACATTTCATAGATAACAGAGAGAAGCTTCTGACTGAAG GTTCCATTGACTATGATACCAACAACATACTGGCAACTCGTCTTTCAAGAGGAAATGTGGATCAGTTTCTTGCTGATCCAAACAG GTATCCTAAAATCAAACTTGGGGCAAACATGCCTTCAAGAGCTGAACTCACTGCTCGGAAGAGTGATTGTGAATTGCAGCTAATTGGGGAGCCAACTGGAGAGTACTACGATGTTATATTGTATTTTGGAATCATAGACATACTCCAAGATTACGATATCAGCAAGAAGCTTGAGCATGCATATAAGTCTTTCCAGTATGACCCAACTTCGATATCAGCAGTGGATCCAAAGCAGTATTCTAGACGTTTTAGAGATTTCATATACAAAGCGTTTCAAGAAGATGGATAG